A window from Hymenobacter volaticus encodes these proteins:
- a CDS encoding glycogen/starch synthase: MSSSKLRILYAATEIDPFLQTTKVAEFLRRLPQGMQEMGMEIRIFVPRFGIINERKNRLHEVVRLSGINIAVGEDEKPLIIKVASIPNAKLQVYFIDNEDYFHRKSVLVDKNDKFHADNDERAIFFCKGVLETVKKLGWAPDIVHCNDWMTGLIPMYLKTTYKKDPIFKDAKSVFTIYNNEFDFKFQGDIIEKAKMLDIDDDMLACLKTADFGGFIKVGMEYADAVMKSDEDFSDNLNVLFTEYSRSKQLGQVGADENLLTSYYALYNELAN; this comes from the coding sequence ATGTCCTCCTCTAAGTTGAGAATCCTCTACGCGGCTACGGAAATTGATCCGTTCTTGCAAACCACCAAAGTAGCGGAGTTTTTGCGGCGACTACCGCAGGGCATGCAGGAAATGGGAATGGAAATTCGAATTTTCGTTCCTCGCTTCGGCATCATCAACGAACGCAAGAATCGCCTGCATGAAGTGGTTCGTTTGTCTGGTATCAACATCGCTGTTGGTGAAGACGAGAAGCCGCTTATCATCAAAGTGGCATCCATTCCCAATGCCAAGCTGCAAGTATACTTCATCGACAATGAAGATTACTTCCACCGCAAGTCGGTACTCGTTGACAAGAATGATAAGTTCCATGCCGACAACGACGAGCGCGCCATCTTCTTCTGCAAGGGTGTCCTTGAGACTGTGAAGAAACTAGGCTGGGCTCCCGATATCGTTCACTGCAACGACTGGATGACGGGCCTGATTCCGATGTATTTGAAGACGACCTACAAAAAGGATCCGATTTTCAAGGATGCCAAGTCGGTGTTTACCATCTACAACAACGAGTTTGACTTCAAATTCCAAGGCGACATCATTGAGAAAGCAAAGATGCTGGACATTGATGACGACATGCTCGCTTGCTTGAAGACGGCTGACTTCGGTGGCTTCATCAAAGTAGGCATGGAGTATGCCGACGCCGTAATGAAGTCGGACGAAGATTTCAGCGACAACCTGAACGTGCTGTTCACGGAGTATTCGCGCAGCAAGCAACTCGGGCAGGTAGGTGCCGACGAAAACCTACTGACTTCTTACTACGCGCTCTATAATGAATTGGCCAATTAG
- a CDS encoding RidA family protein has translation MANTIVFSNQAPAPIGPYSQAVQAGNTVYVSGQIALDAQSGQLVGNGDVVEETHQVMRNLQAVLEAAGLTLRDVVKCSIFVKDLGNFNLINEIYGSYFSTDYAPARETVEVSRLPKDVQVEISCIAVKQ, from the coding sequence ATGGCCAATACCATTGTTTTTTCCAACCAGGCTCCTGCTCCTATCGGGCCCTATAGCCAAGCTGTGCAAGCAGGCAACACTGTATACGTCTCCGGCCAAATCGCACTCGACGCGCAATCTGGGCAACTAGTTGGCAATGGCGACGTGGTGGAAGAAACCCATCAAGTGATGCGCAATTTGCAGGCGGTGCTGGAGGCTGCAGGCCTTACGCTGCGCGATGTAGTGAAGTGCAGCATCTTCGTAAAAGACCTCGGCAACTTCAACCTCATCAACGAAATATACGGCAGTTATTTTTCCACCGACTACGCCCCGGCACGCGAAACCGTAGAGGTAAGTCGTTTACCGAAGGACGTGCAAGTGGAAATTTCTTGCATTGCTGTAAAGCAATAA
- the glmS gene encoding glutamine--fructose-6-phosphate transaminase (isomerizing), with the protein MCGIVAYIGYREACPIIIKGLHRLEYRGYDSAGVALLNGDLNVYKKKGKVAELEAFIKEKDTHANVGMGHTRWATHGEPNDTNAHPHYSTSERIAIIHNGIIENYAALKQHLQQQGHVFQSDTDTEVFVNLIEEIQQQNHCTLEEAVRLALHEVVGAYAIVVLSRDEPNQLIAARKGSPMVIGIGKDEFFIASDATPIIEYTNEVVYVNDYEIAIIRDGKLDIRSKEDVHQTPYIQKLEMELDSIEKGGYEHFMLKEIFEQPRSILDSMRGRLELVAGHLNMGGIRAYERKFMNADRIIIVACGTSWHAGLVAEYLLEDLARIPVEVEYASEFRYRNPVITERDIVIAISQSGETADTLAAIELAKSKGATIFGICNVVGSSIARATDAGAYTHAGPEIGVASTKAFTAQVTVLTILAMIVGHKRGTLSDTRLQELMVELGSIPAKVEKALLLNDEIELIAETFKDVPNFLYLGRGYNFPVALEGALKLKEISYIHAEGYPAAEMKHGPIALIDENMPVVVIATKDSSYEKVVSNIQEVKARKGRIIAVVTEGDTVIPPMAEFVIEVPATSEVLVPLVSVVPLQLLSYHIAVLRGCNVDQPRNLAKSVTVE; encoded by the coding sequence ATGTGCGGAATTGTTGCTTACATCGGCTATCGGGAGGCTTGTCCCATTATCATTAAAGGCCTTCATCGCCTGGAATACCGGGGCTACGACTCCGCAGGAGTGGCCTTGCTTAACGGGGACCTGAACGTCTACAAGAAGAAAGGTAAGGTTGCGGAACTCGAAGCCTTTATCAAGGAGAAAGACACGCACGCCAATGTAGGCATGGGTCATACCCGGTGGGCCACTCACGGCGAGCCGAACGATACTAATGCGCACCCCCACTATTCCACTTCCGAGCGGATAGCTATTATTCATAACGGCATTATTGAAAACTACGCGGCTTTAAAGCAGCACTTGCAGCAGCAGGGCCACGTGTTCCAATCTGATACGGATACCGAAGTATTCGTGAATTTGATTGAAGAGATTCAGCAGCAAAACCACTGCACGCTAGAAGAAGCTGTGCGCTTGGCCTTGCACGAAGTAGTCGGGGCGTATGCTATTGTAGTGCTCAGCCGCGACGAACCCAACCAACTAATTGCAGCGCGAAAAGGCTCGCCTATGGTGATTGGCATTGGGAAAGATGAGTTTTTCATTGCCTCCGATGCTACGCCAATCATCGAGTACACCAACGAGGTAGTATATGTAAACGACTACGAGATAGCCATCATTCGCGACGGCAAGCTCGATATTCGCAGCAAAGAGGATGTGCACCAGACCCCGTACATCCAGAAGTTGGAGATGGAGCTCGATAGCATCGAAAAGGGTGGCTATGAGCACTTCATGCTCAAAGAAATTTTCGAGCAGCCACGCTCTATCCTTGACTCTATGCGAGGCAGATTGGAGCTAGTAGCGGGCCACTTGAATATGGGTGGTATTCGAGCGTATGAGCGCAAGTTCATGAACGCCGACCGCATCATTATTGTGGCTTGTGGCACGTCGTGGCACGCGGGATTGGTGGCCGAATATCTGCTCGAAGACTTAGCTCGTATTCCAGTGGAAGTGGAATACGCTTCGGAATTCCGCTACCGCAACCCAGTTATTACGGAACGTGACATTGTAATTGCTATTTCGCAAAGCGGTGAAACTGCTGATACGCTTGCTGCCATTGAACTCGCAAAAAGCAAAGGCGCCACAATTTTCGGCATTTGCAATGTAGTTGGTAGCAGTATTGCCCGCGCTACTGATGCTGGCGCTTATACTCACGCGGGCCCTGAAATTGGCGTGGCCAGCACCAAAGCCTTTACTGCCCAAGTAACCGTCTTGACCATACTGGCTATGATAGTGGGACACAAGCGCGGCACACTCTCCGATACGCGGTTGCAGGAGTTGATGGTTGAGCTTGGTAGCATTCCGGCTAAAGTGGAAAAAGCTCTCTTGCTGAATGATGAAATTGAGCTGATTGCCGAGACGTTCAAGGATGTGCCTAACTTCTTGTACTTGGGCCGCGGTTATAACTTCCCAGTAGCTCTGGAAGGCGCACTCAAGCTGAAAGAGATTAGCTATATCCATGCAGAAGGCTATCCAGCTGCTGAGATGAAGCACGGCCCTATCGCGCTGATCGATGAGAATATGCCTGTAGTGGTTATTGCAACCAAGGATAGCTCTTATGAGAAAGTAGTAAGCAATATCCAGGAGGTAAAAGCCCGCAAAGGCCGCATCATAGCAGTGGTAACGGAAGGAGATACTGTTATTCCACCGATGGCCGAGTTCGTTATAGAAGTTCCTGCTACTTCCGAAGTGCTGGTGCCCCTGGTATCAGTTGTGCCTTTGCAGTTGCTTTCTTACCACATAGCGGTGCTACGCGGGTGCAACGTTGATCAGCCTCGCAACTTGGCTAAGTCGGTGACAGTGGAGTAA
- the panC gene encoding pantoate--beta-alanine ligase — protein sequence MEILHTAASLQAHAESCRRAGQRIALVPTMGALHEGHLQLVRAAAAACDVVIVSIFVNPTQFNNAEDFRLYPRLPEADTALLIPAGCTALFLPSVEEMYPQPALLRFDFGALERVMEGAHRPGHFNGVATIVSKLFHLSRPHQAYFGQKDWQQVSIIRQLVADLSFDIELVSFPTVREPDGLAMSSRNRRLSAEARAVAPRLYQALELAAGLVQAGQVPPAAVQEAATTYIQAEPLFRLEYFEVVDAHTLQPITEWQPSQQVALCLAAFLGDVRLIDNVVLPARN from the coding sequence ATGGAGATACTGCACACGGCCGCTTCGTTGCAAGCACACGCCGAAAGTTGCCGCCGCGCTGGTCAACGCATTGCCTTGGTGCCCACAATGGGTGCTCTACACGAAGGCCACCTACAACTAGTGCGTGCTGCAGCCGCAGCTTGTGACGTAGTGATTGTCAGCATTTTCGTGAATCCTACGCAGTTCAATAACGCCGAAGACTTTCGCCTGTATCCCCGATTGCCAGAGGCAGATACGGCTCTGCTTATTCCTGCCGGTTGCACAGCACTTTTTCTGCCTTCAGTAGAGGAAATGTATCCGCAACCAGCCCTGCTACGCTTCGACTTTGGGGCACTAGAACGGGTGATGGAAGGAGCCCACCGTCCAGGTCATTTCAATGGTGTGGCAACTATTGTGAGCAAATTATTTCACTTGAGTCGGCCTCACCAAGCATATTTTGGTCAGAAAGATTGGCAGCAAGTGTCTATTATTCGCCAGTTGGTAGCCGATTTGTCGTTTGATATTGAGCTGGTGTCGTTTCCGACGGTGCGGGAGCCTGATGGCTTAGCCATGTCGTCCCGAAACCGTCGGCTTTCGGCAGAGGCGCGTGCTGTAGCACCCCGCTTATATCAAGCGTTGGAATTAGCAGCCGGGTTAGTACAAGCAGGACAAGTGCCGCCTGCCGCAGTGCAGGAAGCGGCCACTACCTACATCCAAGCCGAGCCTTTATTTCGGCTGGAATACTTCGAGGTAGTTGATGCACACACTTTGCAGCCAATAACTGAATGGCAACCAAGCCAACAAGTAGCGTTATGTCTGGCAGCATTCTTGGGCGACGTGCGGCTAATTGACAACGTAGTGCTTCCAGCGCGCAACTAA
- the panD gene encoding aspartate 1-decarboxylase translates to MHIEVLKSKIHRAKVTQAELHYVGSITIDEDLLDAANMVENEKVTVVNVNNGERFETYTIRGERGSGMICLNGPAARRVAVGDIVIIFSYALIDFAEARAHQPTLVFPDQHNRLV, encoded by the coding sequence ATGCACATCGAGGTTCTGAAGTCTAAAATTCACCGCGCCAAAGTCACGCAGGCTGAGTTACATTATGTAGGTAGCATCACCATTGACGAGGATTTGCTCGACGCGGCCAATATGGTTGAGAACGAGAAAGTAACCGTCGTGAACGTAAACAACGGTGAGCGTTTTGAAACCTATACCATTCGCGGGGAGCGGGGTTCGGGCATGATTTGCTTGAACGGTCCGGCGGCCCGGCGAGTAGCGGTTGGCGACATTGTAATCATCTTTTCTTACGCTCTTATCGACTTTGCGGAAGCGCGCGCGCACCAGCCTACTTTGGTATTTCCCGACCAACACAACCGATTGGTTTAG
- a CDS encoding lysylphosphatidylglycerol synthase transmembrane domain-containing protein translates to MKQLLNFLKYTLLLAVSGLLMWYAVRGQDLARIGQYVRGANYWWLTVTMILSALGYFSRAYRWKMQLDPTVTGPRPSYWNVYHAMMVGYLANMVLPGRVGEVVRCTLLQRTSKIPVQVSLGTVITERIIDVLVLLGLLSTVLLLDFKTFWNFADEYLLQGKADALARNRNALVAAGFVALAALVLAAYLLWRNMAQLRQNNVFNKLVTFVQGLLAGVFSIVKLENKGGFLLHTFFTWLVYYLMDYLAFFAFPETYNLDMRAGLAVLTFGAFGMAAPCKGYWCVSLAGAKHAARLRYQQGRRHCLRLGCTRGPNDAGGAHGRDQFLG, encoded by the coding sequence GTGAAGCAACTTCTGAATTTCCTGAAGTACACCCTGCTGCTAGCAGTATCGGGGTTGTTGATGTGGTATGCTGTACGCGGCCAAGATTTAGCTCGAATTGGGCAGTATGTGCGGGGAGCCAACTACTGGTGGTTGACTGTCACGATGATTCTCTCGGCGCTAGGCTACTTCAGCCGGGCCTACCGCTGGAAGATGCAGCTCGACCCCACGGTAACCGGACCGCGGCCTTCTTATTGGAATGTGTACCACGCCATGATGGTAGGCTATTTGGCTAACATGGTGCTGCCAGGTCGGGTAGGCGAAGTAGTCCGTTGCACCCTGCTACAGCGCACCAGTAAAATTCCGGTACAGGTATCGCTAGGTACGGTTATTACCGAGCGAATCATCGATGTGCTGGTACTGCTTGGCCTGCTTAGTACGGTCCTGCTGCTCGACTTCAAGACGTTCTGGAATTTTGCCGATGAATATCTCTTGCAAGGGAAAGCCGATGCTTTGGCCCGCAACCGCAACGCCCTTGTGGCCGCTGGATTTGTGGCCTTAGCAGCGTTAGTGCTTGCTGCCTACTTGCTATGGCGCAACATGGCACAGTTGCGTCAAAACAACGTGTTCAACAAGCTCGTGACCTTTGTGCAAGGCTTGTTGGCTGGTGTGTTCAGTATCGTGAAGCTTGAAAACAAAGGTGGCTTCTTGCTGCACACATTCTTCACGTGGCTGGTATACTACCTCATGGATTACCTGGCATTTTTTGCCTTTCCTGAAACGTATAACCTTGACATGCGCGCTGGCTTAGCAGTTCTCACTTTCGGGGCTTTTGGTATGGCTGCCCCGTGCAAGGGGTATTGGTGTGTTTCACTTGCTGGTGCAAAGCACGCTGCTCGTTTACGGTATCAGCAAGGAAGGCGGCATTGCCTACGCCTTGGTTGTACACGGGGCCCAAACGATGCTGGTGGTGCTCATGGGAGGGATCAGTTTCTTGGTTAG
- a CDS encoding pentapeptide repeat-containing protein: MRPSTSRKASKPLTKPAFFPAENVLDRALPATMVGQQEFEQYRFSNFDFTRADISGRRFTECLFENCNFAGTSLSHVALQNVAFEGCKLLGLQFHACRDMLFGVHFSQCQLDYASFQGKVMPNTRFVNCSLREADFTQADLTNAVFQECGLLDAVFSGTKLNGADFVTAHDVVLDPELNQVRQARFAAHSLPGLLTKYELVISK, from the coding sequence ATGCGCCCTTCCACTTCTCGTAAGGCAAGTAAGCCCCTAACCAAGCCTGCTTTCTTTCCCGCTGAAAACGTGTTGGACCGAGCGTTGCCTGCTACTATGGTGGGGCAGCAGGAATTCGAGCAATACCGGTTTAGCAACTTCGATTTCACCCGCGCCGATATATCCGGGCGGCGCTTCACCGAATGCTTGTTTGAGAACTGCAACTTCGCAGGTACTAGTCTGAGCCATGTAGCGCTGCAAAACGTGGCATTTGAGGGCTGCAAGCTTCTAGGCTTGCAATTCCATGCCTGCCGCGACATGCTGTTTGGCGTTCATTTCAGTCAGTGCCAACTTGACTATGCTTCTTTCCAAGGCAAGGTCATGCCGAATACGCGCTTCGTTAACTGCTCTTTACGTGAAGCAGATTTCACTCAGGCGGACTTAACCAATGCGGTTTTTCAAGAGTGTGGTCTGCTGGATGCCGTATTCAGTGGCACCAAGCTCAACGGTGCCGATTTCGTTACGGCCCATGATGTGGTACTAGATCCGGAGCTAAATCAGGTACGCCAGGCTCGGTTTGCGGCGCATAGCTTACCAGGGTTACTCACCAAATATGAGCTGGTGATAAGTAAGTAA
- a CDS encoding 3-hydroxyacyl-CoA dehydrogenase family protein, translating into MHLLIVEGTHIEAELRRKFGTSHTYDFCPAAAPDLRTRLSAADVGFDLRPWPELHYEQPRQPLFYDTSRASLAALFHKEEPPFGPVFGVCAFPTLLDREVLETSLYRLEDAALLASTCATLGTAYCAVQDQVGLVTPRMVCVLINEACYALQEGSTSVQSLNITLQLGPAHPRGPFEWANQIGVARVFETLEALWQDTHEERYKACALLKTMYLRGSQFELQPL; encoded by the coding sequence ATGCACTTACTCATCGTGGAAGGCACGCACATCGAAGCAGAGCTGCGCCGTAAATTCGGAACCAGCCATACCTACGACTTTTGCCCCGCCGCTGCGCCCGACCTACGCACTCGCCTTAGCGCCGCCGACGTCGGGTTCGACTTGCGGCCGTGGCCTGAACTACACTACGAGCAGCCACGTCAGCCCCTGTTCTACGACACGTCTCGTGCTTCTTTGGCGGCGCTTTTTCACAAGGAGGAGCCTCCCTTTGGTCCGGTGTTTGGCGTCTGTGCTTTTCCCACTCTGTTGGATAGAGAAGTACTGGAAACTAGCCTTTACCGCCTCGAAGATGCGGCGTTGCTAGCCAGCACCTGTGCTACCCTTGGCACTGCTTATTGTGCCGTACAAGATCAGGTGGGCTTGGTTACGCCTCGCATGGTGTGTGTATTGATCAATGAGGCTTGCTACGCATTGCAAGAGGGCAGTACCTCTGTCCAAAGCTTGAATATTACTCTGCAGCTAGGGCCTGCACATCCACGTGGTCCTTTCGAATGGGCCAATCAGATAGGCGTGGCACGGGTCTTCGAGACCCTAGAAGCCTTGTGGCAAGACACGCACGAGGAGCGTTACAAAGCTTGTGCCCTGCTCAAGACAATGTATTTGAGAGGCAGCCAATTTGAACTGCAACCCCTCTAA
- a CDS encoding glycosyltransferase family 39 protein, which yields MLKQRILWLAALLRLGLYIFLYFSMGIARSGTGLIGKRYGEEEFYFKSIDNLIKYGQYNYELNYLPGYAGRMPGYGVIYGFVKILLPDNQQYVYNAVIATQIILGLVAVFYLSKLALILTKKSNLTYIIAFLYALSPYSIQSDLFVFTESFASSGLIISLYCFLKALKSGRLSYYFIAGCWLSWVVFLRPFMLPFFGFWIVAYAYYHRKTIFVQIRQTSYVITLLLLPFIIPDALWTARNWFIYKRFVPLQTEYAGMQYSDLYLETRSYVAAMGEEPVLWSTTSLIVWLTRPIPPARISPQPWQFTTLATYDSLVWLRNQILISRNDSIPALVRATSEKRAASALRRYRIAFIREHPVRYYLITPLRLTYYLALPDSGASVFDLPFNELSIWQKVVRLFFTAWHWFWTGIGLFSFLVWPRKFDITLLLVRLAPIYCILLFVVALHHVEQRYFFLVYPLTLVSAVHGVFWLWTSWQRLSRS from the coding sequence ATGCTCAAACAACGTATTCTCTGGCTTGCGGCATTACTACGCCTTGGCCTATACATATTTTTATACTTCTCCATGGGCATTGCCAGAAGTGGCACGGGGCTTATTGGTAAGCGGTATGGTGAAGAGGAATTCTATTTTAAATCAATAGATAATTTAATCAAATACGGCCAATACAATTACGAGTTAAATTATTTGCCTGGCTACGCTGGTCGTATGCCTGGCTATGGCGTAATATATGGCTTTGTAAAAATATTACTACCTGACAACCAGCAATATGTTTATAATGCAGTAATAGCCACACAAATAATACTTGGATTAGTAGCAGTGTTTTATTTATCTAAACTAGCTTTGATTTTAACAAAAAAATCAAATCTTACTTATATTATTGCTTTCCTATACGCCCTGAGTCCTTACAGCATACAAAGTGATTTATTTGTTTTCACAGAAAGTTTCGCTTCAAGTGGTCTTATTATTAGCTTATACTGTTTTTTAAAAGCACTTAAATCAGGTCGATTATCTTATTACTTTATAGCTGGCTGTTGGTTATCCTGGGTAGTCTTTTTACGACCATTTATGCTACCCTTTTTCGGTTTTTGGATAGTGGCGTATGCTTATTATCACCGAAAAACAATCTTTGTGCAAATACGTCAGACCAGCTATGTGATTACGTTATTATTGCTACCATTTATAATTCCAGACGCGTTATGGACGGCTCGCAACTGGTTCATTTACAAGCGCTTTGTTCCTCTACAAACTGAATATGCAGGAATGCAATATTCTGATCTGTATTTAGAAACTCGAAGTTATGTAGCAGCTATGGGAGAAGAACCCGTATTATGGAGTACTACTTCACTTATTGTATGGCTTACAAGACCTATACCGCCTGCTCGGATTAGCCCTCAACCATGGCAATTTACTACACTTGCTACATACGATTCCTTAGTATGGCTGCGAAATCAAATATTAATTTCTAGGAACGATTCAATACCTGCTTTGGTACGTGCTACTAGTGAGAAACGAGCAGCGTCTGCGCTTCGACGATATCGTATTGCATTCATTAGAGAGCATCCCGTAAGATATTATTTGATTACTCCGTTACGGTTAACCTATTATTTAGCTTTGCCAGATAGTGGTGCTTCCGTTTTTGATTTGCCTTTTAACGAATTATCTATCTGGCAAAAAGTAGTCAGATTATTTTTTACAGCATGGCATTGGTTTTGGACAGGCATTGGTTTGTTTAGCTTTTTAGTTTGGCCACGCAAGTTTGATATTACTCTACTTCTAGTTCGCCTTGCTCCCATATACTGCATCCTACTGTTTGTAGTAGCACTTCACCATGTAGAGCAGCGATATTTTTTTCTAGTTTATCCCCTAACATTAGTAAGTGCTGTGCACGGCGTATTTTGGTTGTGGACTTCGTGGCAAAGATTATCAAGATCTTAG
- the rfaE2 gene encoding D-glycero-beta-D-manno-heptose 1-phosphate adenylyltransferase → MQWSKDKILSRSALAATVAAWKAEGRKVVFTNGCFDLLHLGHVDYLEKARHLGDALVVGVNTDASVSCIKPGRPLQDEVSRTRILASLLFVDAVVLFDEPTPLALIEETLPDILVKGDDYAISGIVGHELVLENGGQVLTVPLVAGYSTTRIVERILKGS, encoded by the coding sequence ATGCAGTGGAGTAAAGACAAGATCTTAAGCCGGTCAGCGCTGGCCGCCACAGTAGCCGCTTGGAAAGCCGAGGGCCGCAAAGTGGTGTTCACCAACGGGTGCTTCGACTTGTTGCACCTAGGCCATGTCGATTACTTGGAAAAAGCCCGCCACCTTGGCGATGCACTGGTGGTAGGCGTAAACACTGACGCTTCGGTAAGCTGCATAAAGCCCGGTCGACCACTTCAAGACGAAGTGTCACGAACCCGCATATTGGCCTCTCTTTTGTTTGTTGATGCGGTAGTACTCTTCGACGAGCCGACGCCACTGGCGCTGATTGAAGAGACGTTGCCGGACATTTTGGTGAAAGGCGACGACTATGCAATCAGCGGAATTGTAGGCCACGAATTGGTGTTAGAGAACGGTGGGCAAGTCCTGACCGTACCACTTGTGGCCGGCTACAGTACGACGCGCATAGTCGAGCGTATTTTAAAAGGCTCTTAG
- a CDS encoding DUF4270 family protein, whose translation MNWPISARRFASASLFSTLLFAATGCEDASDLGVELPGTGSSSTEYQDFLVNASTVLQDSVETLKTNSYLIGRVRDNALGTTTANGYFNLKLSTLPGDTLPSLVAGTAPNPQLDSVVLVMPFESVYGSATTPLRVNVYPLVNPLDDQGIYNSNSSVAVDVTNALGTGLSARLNGSRKFNQRNDPSSTTDTSTFKVTVPDKTVRLKLNSPASSTAATVFSRLLDKSFNQSSLDAIWKGLAIQPVSDFTSAVVGFSTNGTSTSSVSRTVFYYHYANKKANGTLRGSYSIPFGNRSAGFGSTLSAPRYFTEIKTDLLAPFNRLQGAGGSALAIPSGETGDVVYTQLGNGIGTKLEIPGLQSLKDQAQAQAGNNPSIAINRAELLIPVQPYTNLLFASPNSNYLYEVNQFNQPLKRVLLNSRVERLVLSDAVNQLSPTVASIGNSFSGDTPTGYYQQAARASLFSVSDVNRYYDMVLTGYVQSYVYNKLSGAAPAAFILSPQLRQSGALGLERAVLDGKNIKLRVYYSKLQ comes from the coding sequence ATGAATTGGCCAATTAGCGCCCGTCGATTTGCTTCGGCTTCTCTGTTTTCCACACTACTCTTCGCAGCTACTGGCTGCGAAGATGCTAGTGACTTAGGCGTAGAATTGCCGGGCACCGGCAGTAGTAGCACCGAATACCAGGATTTTCTTGTCAATGCGTCTACGGTGTTGCAAGACTCAGTGGAAACGTTGAAAACCAACTCCTACCTAATAGGGCGTGTGCGTGATAATGCTTTGGGCACTACCACTGCCAATGGGTACTTCAACTTGAAGCTCTCCACGCTACCCGGCGATACCCTTCCTTCGCTGGTAGCGGGTACTGCGCCCAATCCACAGCTGGATTCAGTGGTATTAGTTATGCCTTTCGAGTCGGTATATGGATCGGCAACTACGCCTTTGCGAGTTAACGTCTATCCATTGGTTAACCCACTTGACGACCAAGGCATATATAACTCCAACTCCTCGGTGGCCGTGGATGTGACCAACGCGCTTGGCACCGGACTCAGTGCTCGGCTCAACGGTTCTAGGAAGTTCAATCAGCGCAACGATCCTAGCAGCACCACGGATACTTCCACTTTCAAGGTAACGGTACCCGATAAGACAGTTCGGCTGAAGCTAAACAGCCCTGCGTCGTCAACTGCGGCCACCGTATTCAGTCGGCTTCTCGACAAATCCTTCAACCAATCTAGCTTAGACGCTATTTGGAAAGGCTTAGCTATACAGCCCGTGAGCGACTTCACAAGTGCTGTTGTAGGTTTTTCAACTAATGGTACCTCTACTAGTTCCGTTTCGCGAACTGTGTTCTATTACCATTACGCAAACAAGAAAGCCAATGGTACTTTACGAGGTTCTTATAGCATACCATTCGGTAACCGTTCTGCTGGATTCGGGTCAACTTTAAGCGCTCCGCGGTATTTCACTGAAATCAAAACTGATTTACTTGCTCCGTTCAATCGACTGCAGGGAGCGGGAGGTTCTGCTTTGGCAATACCGTCTGGCGAGACGGGAGATGTGGTGTATACGCAGTTAGGTAATGGTATCGGAACCAAGCTGGAAATACCAGGTCTTCAGAGCTTAAAGGATCAGGCTCAAGCGCAAGCAGGCAACAATCCTTCTATTGCTATCAACCGCGCTGAGCTATTGATTCCGGTTCAACCGTACACCAATCTGCTGTTTGCGTCTCCTAACAGCAATTACCTTTACGAGGTAAATCAGTTTAATCAACCTCTAAAGCGGGTTTTACTGAACAGCCGGGTGGAAAGATTGGTGCTTAGTGATGCTGTTAATCAACTGTCACCTACTGTAGCATCTATCGGAAACAGTTTTTCTGGAGACACGCCTACTGGCTACTATCAACAGGCTGCCCGAGCGTCGCTGTTTAGCGTATCTGACGTCAACCGGTATTATGACATGGTGCTGACGGGGTACGTACAATCCTACGTCTATAACAAGCTAAGTGGTGCAGCACCAGCGGCATTTATTCTTTCGCCTCAGCTCCGGCAATCGGGCGCTTTAGGCTTGGAGCGAGCAGTGCTAGATGGGAAAAACATCAAGCTGCGTGTATACTACTCAAAGTTGCAGTAG